GACTGGAGTGAGACGCCGAGCCCCTTTTCGTTGAATCCCGAAACGACGCCGGTCATGCCGCCGAAGGTGACCGAGAGGTAACGGAAACCCTTTTCGGGAACGGTCGCGACGACGATCTTTTCCCGGTCGAAGCGCCCCCCGGCCTCGAAGTCGAAGTTCCGGGCGAGATACACGTGTCCGTCCGCCGTCGCCGGGGGCGCCGCCGCGAAACCCGTGCAGGCGCCCGAGAGAGGGATCGTGTCGATGAACCGCTGCGAGAAATCGTGGAGGGCATGGAGGGACAGCTGGCGCGCGAACGGGCTCCATCCGCCGGGGAGCGGGTCCGGCACCTCCGCGTCGGCGACTCCGCGGATCTCCGCGAGGTGCGCCGCCCCGATCCATTTCTCCGACCGCCGCATCGAAAGGCCGAGGAGGCGGCGCAACGACCATCGCCGGAGGCCCGAAGGGACCGTCTCGCGAAGGAGGAACTCGAGATCCGTCTCGCCGGCGGCGATCTGCGGGTAGGCGAGGCGTCCTCGCGCGTACCCGCGAACGTACGGCGGGCCTTCGAACCGGGCTTCGCGCATCCCTTCGCGCTCGCGGAGGAACGAGCCGCCGAATCTCCGGATGCCTCCGCGCACTTCCAGAACGCCGTCGATCCGGGGCGCGGCCGTTCGCGGCGCCGCCGGCGCGCAC
This genomic stretch from Thermoanaerobaculia bacterium harbors:
- a CDS encoding C45 family autoproteolytic acyltransferase/hydrolase — translated: MARRLLLAAALCAAACAPAAPRTAAPRIDGVLEVRGGIRRFGGSFLREREGMREARFEGPPYVRGYARGRLAYPQIAAGETDLEFLLRETVPSGLRRWSLRRLLGLSMRRSEKWIGAAHLAEIRGVADAEVPDPLPGGWSPFARQLSLHALHDFSQRFIDTIPLSGACTGFAAAPPATADGHVYLARNFDFEAGGRFDREKIVVATVPEKGFRYLSVTFGGMTGVVSGFNEKGLGVSLQS